A genomic stretch from Sphingobacterium sp. ML3W includes:
- a CDS encoding AraC family transcriptional regulator yields the protein MKVVQFTVPVVYQGSICVQEDILPSFYSNYHRHKEIQLTYILKGRGTFMIGNFTHSFEEDEIYIVDADEPHMFKTGEDIKDGIHAIHIFFDYEHFKSFLDFPEFDDVKYFLEHINVSKKLDAEHAIALKDKFVQINTSAGIDRLLSFVKLINFLSKKVDQWTSLYTGIPQKKFSDAEGLRINEIFQYTFQHFGDKISLEDIAAVAHMTPHAFCKYFKKHTRKTYVTFLNEIRIERACKMLIDESSESVSNIAFKTGFNNVVNFNRVFKKITKHSPSEYVQEHRMRD from the coding sequence TATTTGCGTGCAAGAGGATATCTTGCCCTCCTTCTATAGCAATTACCATCGGCATAAAGAGATCCAATTGACCTATATCTTAAAAGGGCGGGGGACCTTTATGATCGGCAACTTTACCCATAGTTTTGAAGAGGATGAAATCTATATCGTTGATGCAGATGAACCACATATGTTTAAAACAGGAGAGGATATTAAGGACGGCATTCATGCGATTCATATTTTCTTCGACTACGAGCATTTTAAATCTTTTCTAGATTTCCCTGAATTTGACGATGTCAAATATTTTTTGGAACACATCAATGTCAGTAAGAAACTGGATGCCGAACATGCTATTGCCCTCAAAGATAAATTTGTACAGATCAATACAAGCGCCGGAATAGATCGCTTATTATCCTTTGTAAAACTGATCAATTTTTTGAGTAAAAAGGTCGATCAATGGACCTCCCTATATACGGGAATTCCCCAGAAGAAATTTTCGGACGCGGAAGGCTTGCGTATCAACGAAATATTTCAATATACCTTTCAGCATTTTGGTGATAAAATCTCACTTGAAGATATCGCAGCAGTAGCTCACATGACTCCGCACGCATTTTGTAAGTATTTTAAAAAGCACACCCGCAAGACTTATGTGACCTTCCTGAATGAAATCCGAATTGAACGGGCCTGCAAGATGTTGATTGACGAGTCCTCCGAAAGCGTTTCCAATATTGCATTTAAAACAGGGTTTAACAATGTGGTCAATTTTAATAGGGTATTTAAGAAGATCACAAAACATTCCCCAAGTGAATATGTGCAGGAACATCGGATGCGGGATTAA
- a CDS encoding M23 family metallopeptidase, whose amino-acid sequence MIKKTAILLGVLTLASSLAQAQDIIKSRNYPQNYFVRPMDIAPQASGSFGELRATHFHGGDDYRTQQRINIPVHAAAEGFVSRVRVQIGGGGNYVYIDHPNGYTSVYMHLESFNADLAKIIKDEQYKQKRFDVDVFLKPNQVPVKKGEFIANSGNTGGSAGPHLHFEIRDTKAQLPLNPQLFGLLFPDGVKPLIRGITVYDLGREIFDENTPRRHQTIRPIGDGNYSLTSSAPIPVNGNFGLGINTVDRRGGISFTYGVYSIELFLDNKNISTVLFESIPFDQTRAIQSYIDYPYLKKSGVRVQKSFKDPNNPINIYKQLDNLGMIELKDNEVHDVKYVVKDVQGNKSELNFKVQNNPSLAISHKSAEGLKMFHYADENKYEAENARVYMGKNILYNDLYFNYSQGAKPAKGYSAAHYIHNSYTPVFGYYKLMIKPDYSLPESLYSKALIVSTDGGAQGGKYENGWVVANVREFGGFYVAVDTIAPTISARNLTDGKNVSNQRSIDFTISDNLSGIDTFDAYIDGKWALMKYDPKTRHLWHDFESNLSSGTHSFKLEVKDNKGNLKTYEASFSR is encoded by the coding sequence ATGATAAAAAAAACAGCAATTTTACTTGGTGTACTGACCTTGGCCTCTAGCCTCGCCCAAGCACAGGATATTATCAAAAGTCGCAATTATCCGCAGAATTATTTTGTACGGCCAATGGATATCGCTCCCCAGGCATCGGGCTCATTTGGTGAGTTGCGGGCAACGCATTTCCATGGTGGCGACGATTATCGCACCCAGCAGCGCATCAATATTCCTGTACACGCGGCGGCGGAGGGTTTTGTCTCCCGTGTACGTGTACAGATCGGTGGCGGCGGAAATTACGTGTATATTGACCATCCAAATGGATATACCTCCGTGTATATGCACCTGGAGAGCTTCAATGCTGATCTGGCAAAAATTATAAAAGACGAACAGTACAAACAAAAACGCTTTGATGTTGATGTCTTTCTCAAACCAAATCAAGTACCTGTCAAAAAAGGTGAGTTTATTGCCAACTCTGGAAATACTGGTGGTTCAGCGGGACCACACCTGCATTTTGAGATCCGCGATACCAAAGCACAACTGCCATTAAATCCACAATTGTTTGGGCTGTTATTTCCGGATGGAGTAAAACCATTGATCAGAGGTATAACAGTTTATGACCTTGGCCGAGAAATCTTTGATGAGAACACACCGCGCAGGCATCAGACGATCAGACCCATCGGTGATGGAAATTATAGTTTGACATCAAGTGCCCCTATTCCGGTCAATGGCAACTTTGGTCTTGGTATCAATACTGTAGACAGACGTGGTGGCATTTCCTTTACCTATGGTGTTTATTCGATTGAACTATTCCTTGACAATAAAAATATCAGCACCGTACTCTTTGAATCCATCCCCTTTGACCAGACCCGTGCGATTCAATCGTATATAGACTACCCTTATCTGAAGAAATCTGGCGTCCGTGTACAAAAGAGTTTTAAAGACCCCAACAATCCGATCAATATCTACAAACAACTGGACAACCTGGGTATGATCGAATTAAAGGACAATGAGGTTCATGATGTAAAATATGTCGTCAAGGATGTTCAGGGCAATAAAAGCGAACTTAATTTTAAGGTTCAGAACAACCCTTCTTTAGCGATCAGCCATAAATCAGCCGAAGGGCTCAAAATGTTTCATTATGCCGATGAAAACAAATATGAGGCTGAAAATGCGCGCGTTTATATGGGCAAAAACATCCTCTATAACGACCTATATTTCAATTATTCCCAAGGTGCCAAGCCAGCGAAAGGCTACTCCGCTGCGCATTACATCCACAACAGCTATACACCTGTATTCGGGTATTACAAACTGATGATCAAACCGGACTACAGCCTACCAGAAAGCTTATATAGCAAGGCGCTGATTGTCTCCACAGATGGTGGAGCGCAGGGTGGGAAATACGAAAATGGCTGGGTAGTGGCCAATGTGCGCGAATTTGGCGGCTTTTATGTGGCTGTTGATACCATTGCCCCAACCATCAGTGCACGTAACCTGACCGATGGCAAGAATGTATCCAATCAACGCTCCATAGATTTTACCATCAGTGATAATCTTTCAGGAATAGATACCTTCGATGCCTATATAGATGGCAAATGGGCCCTGATGAAATATGATCCCAAAACGAGACACCTGTGGCACGACTTTGAATCCAATCTGAGCAGTGGCACCCACAGTTTCAAATTAGAGGTCAAAGACAATAAAGGAAATTTAAAAACATACGAAGCCTCCTTCAGCAGATAG
- the bcp gene encoding thioredoxin-dependent thiol peroxidase, whose product MATLEIGQQAPDFSAKNQHGETVHLSDFKGKKVILYFYPKDNTPGCTTEACNFRDNYQSLKKDGFEIIGVSIDNEASHQKFISKHELPFQLLVDEDKSLVEAYGVWVEKNMYGKKYMGTARTTFVIDEQGIIQHIIKKVDNKNASQQIRDLGITK is encoded by the coding sequence ATGGCAACACTAGAAATAGGACAACAGGCACCGGATTTCAGTGCAAAAAATCAACATGGTGAAACGGTCCATCTTTCAGATTTCAAAGGAAAAAAGGTGATTCTCTACTTTTATCCGAAAGACAATACTCCGGGCTGCACGACCGAAGCCTGCAATTTTAGAGACAACTATCAATCACTGAAAAAAGATGGCTTTGAAATTATCGGTGTTAGCATCGACAACGAAGCTTCACATCAAAAGTTTATCAGCAAACACGAGCTACCATTTCAACTTCTTGTGGATGAAGACAAAAGCCTTGTAGAGGCCTATGGTGTATGGGTTGAGAAAAACATGTACGGGAAAAAATATATGGGTACAGCACGCACTACCTTTGTGATCGATGAGCAGGGCATCATTCAGCACATCATCAAAAAAGTGGACAACAAGAATGCATCCCAACAGATACGTGATTTAGGGATAACTAAATAA
- a CDS encoding gluconate 2-dehydrogenase subunit 3 family protein — MNRRTAIKQFFIIAGGLTILSSCLNDGGASIVLNKLKLSAEDEQFLADLVDVLIPKTDTPGGKELNLHLFVIKMVDDCESSENQEKFVSGFNKLRKQLNLANGKETESKLANLTDKTDEKTFFEIFKSRAIQGYLNSEYVMKNKVIYQLIPGPYNGAVKING, encoded by the coding sequence ATGAACCGTAGAACCGCAATAAAGCAATTTTTCATTATCGCTGGCGGATTGACTATTTTGTCATCCTGTCTGAATGATGGTGGTGCATCTATTGTATTAAATAAGCTGAAATTATCGGCCGAAGACGAGCAGTTTTTAGCTGATCTTGTCGATGTCCTTATCCCGAAAACCGATACTCCGGGCGGGAAGGAACTGAATCTGCATCTGTTTGTGATCAAGATGGTGGATGATTGTGAGTCGTCGGAAAACCAGGAGAAATTTGTCTCTGGTTTTAACAAACTAAGGAAACAGCTGAATCTGGCCAATGGCAAAGAGACAGAAAGTAAGTTAGCCAACCTAACCGATAAAACGGATGAAAAGACTTTTTTTGAGATCTTTAAATCACGTGCGATCCAGGGCTATCTAAATTCAGAATATGTGATGAAGAATAAGGTGATCTATCAGCTTATTCCGGGACCGTACAATGGTGCGGTAAAAATTAATGGATAA
- a CDS encoding GMC family oxidoreductase, which translates to MANLNIDSEKNRTYDAIVIGSGISGGWSAKELCEKGLKTLVLERGRDVQHIKDYPTTNMMPWEFEHRNEMPYKVKEENPIVSKCYAFHEDAAHFFVKDKEHPYIQEKPFDWIRGYQVGGKSLLWARQTQRWSDFDFEGPARDGFAVDWPIRYADLAPWYAYAEKFAGIAGDHDGLPELPDGEFLPGYPLNIVEKYFKEKVQKKFPERKVISARCAHLSKPNQIHIDQGRVQCQNRVLCQRGCPFGGYFSSNATTIPWATKTGNMTLRPHSVVHSILYDEQKGKAVGVRVIDTDSKEEIDFYAKLIFVNAAAINTNLILLNSKSNRFPNGLGNDSGVLGKYVAFHNYSARIYAEYEGLLDYTAEGRNPAGGGYIPRFRNLHKQETDFLRGYAAGFGASRSKESDRSGLGLGLKENLLNPKLGIWQVGSHMMGETIPKESGMVSLDASKTDDWGIPLLKIAVDYDDNDEKMKKDYISVMTEMFTDAGFTNIRPDTHWQAPGLDIHEMGGARMGHDPKTSVLNKWNQMHAVKNVFVTDGACMTSTSTQNPSLTYMAFSARSVDYAISEMKKGNI; encoded by the coding sequence ATGGCAAATCTAAATATTGACAGTGAAAAAAATAGGACCTATGATGCTATCGTGATAGGTTCGGGAATTAGTGGTGGCTGGTCTGCAAAAGAATTGTGTGAGAAAGGACTAAAGACCCTGGTATTGGAGCGTGGACGCGATGTGCAACATATTAAGGATTATCCAACCACGAATATGATGCCCTGGGAGTTTGAACATCGGAATGAGATGCCTTATAAAGTGAAGGAAGAAAATCCGATTGTCAGCAAATGTTACGCTTTTCATGAAGATGCTGCACATTTTTTTGTGAAAGATAAGGAGCATCCCTATATACAGGAAAAACCTTTTGATTGGATCCGAGGATATCAGGTTGGCGGAAAATCTTTGTTATGGGCGAGACAGACGCAGCGTTGGTCCGATTTTGACTTTGAAGGTCCTGCACGTGATGGTTTTGCCGTAGACTGGCCTATACGCTATGCTGATTTAGCGCCTTGGTATGCTTATGCAGAGAAGTTTGCCGGTATCGCTGGGGATCATGATGGACTGCCAGAGCTGCCAGATGGTGAATTTTTGCCTGGTTACCCGTTAAATATTGTAGAGAAGTATTTTAAAGAGAAAGTTCAGAAAAAATTTCCGGAGCGTAAGGTGATCTCTGCACGTTGTGCACACCTTTCCAAGCCCAACCAGATTCACATCGATCAAGGCCGTGTACAATGCCAAAATCGTGTACTCTGTCAGAGAGGATGTCCTTTTGGAGGGTATTTCAGTTCCAATGCAACAACAATTCCTTGGGCTACTAAAACCGGAAATATGACTCTTCGTCCACATTCGGTGGTTCATTCTATCCTATACGACGAACAGAAAGGAAAAGCTGTAGGTGTTCGGGTCATTGATACAGATTCCAAAGAGGAGATTGATTTCTATGCAAAATTGATTTTTGTCAATGCAGCTGCCATCAATACCAATCTGATCTTGTTGAATTCTAAATCTAACCGCTTTCCAAATGGTTTAGGAAATGACAGTGGAGTATTGGGTAAATATGTCGCTTTCCACAACTATAGTGCACGGATTTACGCCGAATACGAAGGACTGTTGGATTACACCGCAGAGGGGAGAAATCCTGCCGGCGGTGGATATATCCCTCGCTTCCGCAACCTACATAAACAGGAAACAGATTTCTTACGCGGCTATGCGGCAGGTTTTGGCGCATCGCGTAGTAAAGAATCAGACCGCTCTGGCCTAGGATTAGGACTTAAAGAGAATTTGTTAAACCCGAAATTGGGAATTTGGCAGGTTGGTTCACATATGATGGGTGAGACCATACCAAAAGAATCAGGCATGGTGTCTCTAGATGCTAGTAAAACAGATGATTGGGGAATTCCATTGTTGAAGATTGCCGTCGATTATGATGACAATGACGAAAAAATGAAAAAAGATTATATTTCGGTCATGACCGAAATGTTTACCGATGCCGGTTTCACGAATATTCGACCAGATACACATTGGCAAGCTCCGGGGCTGGACATCCATGAGATGGGCGGCGCACGCATGGGGCACGATCCGAAAACATCTGTATTGAACAAATGGAACCAGATGCATGCGGTAAAAAATGTTTTCGTTACGGATGGTGCCTGTATGACTTCGACATCAACGCAAAATCCTTCATTGACCTACATGGCGTTCTCAGCACGTTCCGTGGATTATGCCATCAGCGAAATGAAGAAGGGAAATATATAG
- a CDS encoding fumarylacetoacetate hydrolase family protein: protein MKIIAIGRNYIDHAKELNNPVPENPIIFLKPDTAVLKDNKDFYYPEFSKNIQFETEVVLRICKEGKHVTSKFASTYYDAIGLGIDFTARDLQQELKAKSLPWELAKAFDHSAVISNLIAKEEIGAVDAIDFSLQQNGQTVQQGNTKDMIFSFEDLIVYTSKFITLRKGDLIYTGTPVGVGSVAIGDLLEGFIREQKMFSCKIK, encoded by the coding sequence ATGAAAATAATTGCTATAGGTCGCAATTACATCGACCACGCGAAAGAGCTCAATAATCCAGTACCCGAAAATCCCATCATATTTTTAAAGCCCGATACCGCGGTCTTAAAGGACAATAAAGATTTCTATTACCCCGAATTTTCCAAAAACATTCAGTTTGAGACTGAAGTCGTTCTCCGGATCTGCAAGGAAGGTAAACATGTAACGTCCAAATTCGCCTCGACCTATTATGATGCGATCGGTCTCGGAATCGACTTCACTGCAAGAGATCTACAGCAGGAACTTAAAGCGAAAAGTCTTCCCTGGGAACTGGCAAAAGCCTTTGATCACTCCGCTGTGATCAGCAATTTAATCGCGAAAGAAGAAATCGGTGCTGTCGATGCCATTGATTTCTCTCTGCAACAAAATGGACAAACTGTCCAACAGGGGAATACTAAGGATATGATTTTCTCCTTTGAAGACCTAATTGTCTATACGTCCAAATTTATTACCTTACGCAAAGGTGACCTGATCTATACAGGCACCCCGGTTGGTGTTGGGTCGGTCGCAATCGGTGATCTCTTGGAAGGATTTATTAGGGAACAAAAGATGTTTAGCTGTAAAATCAAATAG
- a CDS encoding M64 family metallopeptidase produces MNKNLIFVLFALLCYLMPATAQSQNFKIDTLQYQGTAKNIVNLVILGDGYTKDQLDDYAEDSKQFTNYFFSIEPFKQYSSFFNVFAIRTVSEQSGAAHDCKASDCVHGDTDLSKYPSRYNKFTRDHAVPVTHPNTIFGSSFDNGGLHRLVVPQKNERIEEVLKTHIPNYTQVVVLVNSPFYGGSGGKWATSTVNFKSNDIAVHEIGHSFAQLADEYWAGNQYAIESVNRSQTAAANAVPWKHWLGKDGVGIYSYGRKGSPSNWFRPHEYCKMQYLVAPFCPVCQEQFVASIKQKSSPFIAVKPVLNNVLTLDSIQKFTLQLAKPSPNTFKLVWSLNNEAIAHDIDSIYLDPGMLRIGANELKVIIQDTTDLLRDPKYVNHRDSIVWKFNQLKSYELAKPINTWGDTLETCFGGDQVITVKKPIAGLVYRWFETLTAVSVGTGNNVVIQKVSASKKYHVVAHWKDKHSVESEVLLKTLPKVEKPKDIRVKINKKKNKVQLIIQDKADARYNYIWSDAAGKPIYEWDEFNGEYVRPTGANNMLVLERTTTGRKVYVQKVDKETTCKSDRTEVIF; encoded by the coding sequence ATGAATAAAAATTTAATTTTTGTCCTGTTTGCGTTATTGTGCTATCTGATGCCTGCAACAGCGCAATCTCAAAATTTCAAGATTGACACCTTGCAATACCAAGGGACAGCCAAAAATATAGTGAACCTGGTCATTTTGGGCGATGGTTATACAAAAGATCAACTGGACGATTACGCAGAAGATTCCAAGCAGTTCACAAATTATTTTTTTTCAATAGAACCTTTTAAACAATACAGCAGTTTCTTTAATGTATTTGCGATTCGGACGGTATCTGAACAATCCGGTGCTGCGCATGATTGCAAAGCAAGCGATTGTGTACACGGTGACACCGACCTCAGCAAATATCCAAGCCGTTACAATAAATTCACTAGAGATCATGCTGTGCCAGTCACGCATCCCAATACTATTTTTGGAAGCAGCTTTGACAATGGTGGACTACACCGCCTTGTAGTGCCCCAAAAAAATGAGCGTATTGAAGAAGTGTTAAAAACACATATCCCCAACTATACACAAGTGGTGGTATTGGTCAATTCACCATTTTATGGTGGATCAGGTGGAAAGTGGGCCACCTCGACGGTCAACTTTAAAAGCAATGACATCGCTGTCCATGAGATCGGGCATTCCTTTGCTCAACTGGCTGATGAATATTGGGCAGGAAATCAATATGCTATTGAATCTGTCAACCGCTCTCAAACGGCCGCTGCAAATGCTGTTCCCTGGAAACATTGGCTTGGAAAAGATGGTGTAGGGATCTATTCTTATGGCAGGAAGGGATCTCCGTCCAACTGGTTCAGGCCACATGAGTATTGTAAAATGCAATATCTTGTTGCCCCTTTTTGCCCCGTCTGCCAAGAGCAATTTGTAGCTTCAATCAAGCAAAAATCTAGCCCTTTTATTGCTGTAAAACCGGTATTGAATAATGTATTGACCTTAGATAGCATTCAGAAATTTACATTACAGCTAGCAAAACCGTCGCCGAATACATTTAAGCTGGTATGGTCCTTAAATAATGAAGCTATTGCCCATGATATCGATTCGATCTATTTGGATCCGGGAATGCTGCGCATTGGTGCGAACGAATTGAAAGTTATTATTCAAGATACAACAGATCTGCTCCGCGATCCGAAGTATGTAAACCATAGGGATTCCATTGTATGGAAATTTAATCAGCTTAAATCCTATGAACTTGCAAAACCTATCAATACCTGGGGAGATACACTCGAAACCTGTTTTGGTGGAGATCAGGTGATTACGGTTAAAAAACCTATCGCTGGACTTGTCTACCGTTGGTTTGAGACCCTGACTGCTGTATCCGTCGGAACAGGAAACAATGTGGTGATCCAAAAGGTCTCCGCCTCCAAAAAATATCATGTCGTTGCACATTGGAAAGACAAGCATTCCGTGGAATCGGAAGTCTTATTGAAAACACTGCCCAAAGTGGAGAAACCCAAAGATATCCGTGTCAAGATTAACAAAAAGAAAAATAAGGTACAGTTGATCATACAGGATAAAGCGGATGCACGTTACAATTACATCTGGTCAGATGCCGCTGGTAAACCAATCTATGAATGGGACGAATTCAATGGAGAATATGTACGTCCGACGGGTGCAAATAATATGCTTGTCCTAGAACGGACTACTACTGGCCGAAAAGTCTACGTCCAAAAGGTAGACAAAGAAACAACCTGTAAGAGTGATCGCACGGAAGTAATTTTTTAG
- a CDS encoding glycine--tRNA ligase has product MSKQTDDFFKSVVSHAKEYGFVFQSSEIYDGLSAVYDYGQLGSELKNNLKTYWWKSMVQLHENIVGIDAAIFMHPTTWKASGHVDGFNDPMIDNKDSKKRYRADQLIEDKIARYEADGKAAEAAALLEALNTALNADDLAGLKSIIEEHNIVCPVSGTKNWTEVRQFNLMFATQMGAMADGADQVYLRPETAQGIFVNFLNVQKTGRMKIPFGIAQIGKAFRNEVIARQFIMRMREFEQMEMQFFCRPGTELEWYNKWKETRLKWHLALGFDPANYRYHDHDKLAHYANAAVDIEFNFPFGFKEVEGIHSRTDFDLKQHQEFSKKKMQYFDPEINQNYIPYVIETSIGLDRLFLTVLCNSLVTEDLSTAEKQDSRVVLKFPAALAPVKAAILPLTKKDGLPEKAREILNTLKLDYNVQYDEKDAIGKRYRRQDAIGTPICITVDYDSLEDNTVTIRHRDTMEQERVAIADLERILNDLAGWNTLLKKLL; this is encoded by the coding sequence ATGAGCAAACAGACAGACGATTTTTTCAAAAGTGTAGTATCACACGCGAAGGAATACGGTTTTGTATTCCAATCGAGCGAAATATATGACGGATTAAGTGCCGTTTACGATTACGGTCAATTAGGTTCTGAACTTAAAAACAACCTAAAGACTTATTGGTGGAAATCCATGGTGCAATTGCACGAAAATATTGTCGGTATCGACGCGGCAATTTTCATGCATCCAACCACATGGAAAGCATCTGGTCACGTGGATGGGTTCAATGATCCAATGATTGATAATAAAGATTCCAAAAAGCGTTACCGTGCCGACCAATTGATCGAAGACAAAATTGCACGTTATGAAGCAGACGGCAAGGCTGCAGAAGCAGCAGCGCTTTTAGAAGCGTTAAACACTGCATTGAACGCGGACGATCTGGCTGGTTTAAAATCAATCATTGAAGAGCATAATATCGTTTGTCCGGTTTCAGGCACCAAAAATTGGACTGAAGTACGTCAATTCAATTTGATGTTTGCCACACAGATGGGTGCCATGGCAGATGGGGCGGATCAGGTTTATCTTCGTCCGGAAACTGCCCAAGGTATTTTTGTTAACTTCCTGAACGTTCAGAAGACAGGTCGTATGAAAATTCCTTTTGGTATTGCTCAGATCGGAAAAGCTTTCCGTAACGAAGTCATTGCACGCCAGTTTATCATGCGTATGCGTGAGTTTGAACAAATGGAGATGCAATTCTTCTGCCGTCCGGGCACTGAACTGGAGTGGTACAACAAATGGAAAGAAACACGTTTAAAATGGCATTTAGCACTGGGATTTGATCCGGCTAACTACCGTTACCACGACCACGATAAATTGGCGCATTATGCCAATGCAGCTGTGGATATCGAGTTTAACTTCCCATTCGGATTTAAAGAAGTGGAAGGTATCCACTCCCGTACGGATTTTGACTTGAAACAGCATCAGGAATTTTCGAAAAAGAAAATGCAATATTTTGATCCGGAGATCAATCAAAATTACATTCCTTATGTCATCGAGACTTCCATCGGATTGGATCGTTTGTTCTTAACTGTTCTATGTAATTCATTGGTAACAGAAGATCTTTCTACAGCAGAGAAACAAGATTCTCGTGTTGTATTGAAATTCCCTGCAGCATTAGCACCAGTGAAAGCTGCTATTTTGCCTTTGACGAAGAAAGACGGTTTACCAGAAAAAGCGCGTGAGATCCTGAATACATTAAAATTGGATTACAATGTCCAATATGATGAAAAAGATGCGATCGGAAAACGTTACCGTCGCCAGGATGCAATCGGTACGCCAATCTGTATTACTGTTGACTACGATTCTTTGGAAGATAATACCGTAACAATCCGTCACCGTGATACCATGGAACAAGAGCGCGTAGCGATCGCTGATCTTGAACGAATCTTAAATGATTTAGCAGGTTGGAATACGTTGCTAAAAAAATTGCTATAA
- a CDS encoding HAD family phosphatase: protein MNKLQAVLFDLDGTLIDSEYFYFKNWAPILKQEFDLEINYEDWIRDFAGHTLAHNVKRLVEDYGYDTTEEHMWKRTRAAYADSNMSDIELMPFAKDILVYLKENNIQIGLVTSSYRSTVDTVLGKHGLLDYFEFFVTRECVEFPKPNPEPYRLALSKLDLPGASCVAIEDTITGSRSALGAGLQLIAVTKQEVERARLTAVDNIVENLQQAKQLLSGWI, encoded by the coding sequence ATGAATAAACTACAAGCCGTATTGTTTGATTTGGATGGTACATTAATCGATTCGGAATATTTCTATTTTAAAAATTGGGCACCTATCTTAAAACAGGAATTTGATCTGGAGATAAATTATGAAGATTGGATCCGGGATTTTGCCGGACATACCTTAGCACATAATGTAAAACGCCTGGTTGAAGACTATGGGTACGATACGACTGAGGAGCATATGTGGAAAAGGACACGTGCCGCCTATGCTGATTCTAATATGAGCGATATCGAATTGATGCCTTTTGCGAAAGATATTTTGGTCTACCTCAAAGAAAATAACATCCAGATTGGATTAGTGACCTCAAGTTACCGTAGTACAGTGGATACCGTTTTGGGAAAACATGGACTGTTGGATTACTTTGAATTTTTTGTGACAAGAGAATGTGTGGAGTTTCCGAAGCCTAATCCGGAACCTTATCGTCTGGCGCTGTCAAAACTGGATTTACCAGGAGCATCCTGCGTTGCGATTGAAGATACGATAACAGGAAGTCGGTCTGCGTTGGGTGCTGGTTTACAGTTGATTGCCGTGACAAAACAGGAGGTGGAGCGTGCTAGACTAACAGCTGTTGATAACATTGTGGAAAACTTGCAACAGGCAAAACAGCTATTATCCGGTTGGATTTAA